The Clostridia bacterium genomic interval CGACGTCCGAGGAGCGCGAAGGCTATTTCGTTCGCGCGAAAGCGATCGCGAACGCCCCTCTCGAAGAAACGCCTTACGCTTCATACTATCTTTCCTATTTCAAACGTCGAGCCCTTCTCGCGGCGCGCGAATTGACCTCTTTCGCGGAAGAAGCGCGCGCTCGCGGCGCGAAAAAATACGGAGAAAAGATCGCGCAACAGCTCGGTGCCATTACGGGCGATTGCCTGAACTGCACGTCGCTTCGGGATATTTTCCTGACCGTGGATCGGATTCCGAAACGGACGATCTCCGTTTCGCCCTCGGAAAACCGCGAGTTTCCCGAGCTCAAAGCGCGCGGCGACGTCGTCTTTAAGATCTCCAAAGATTTCTTCGACGAAATGAAAAACCTCGTTAAGGATTACGGCTCTTTCGAGGCTTTGAAAAAGGATTACGCCGAGTCCGCGAAAACGATCTCCGATTTCATTGATTTTACGCAGGCGTTTTCCGAGGAATACGCGGCGATCAAAGAGCGGGAAAAAGTCCTCGATTACGGCGATCTCGAAAAGTACGCGCTCGAACTCCTCGCGAGATCCGAGATCCGCGACGCGCTCGGGTTCCGCTACGTCCTCGTGGACGAATGTCAGGACGTAAACCCCGTTCAGAACACGATCATTCGCCTGATCTCCGAAAAGGGCGACCTCTTTACGGTCGGCGACGTAAAGCAAAGCATTTATCGTTTCCGACTTGCGGATCCCGCCCTGTTTTTGAACCGCATGCGCGACGCGGAAACGGATCCCGCGGCTTCGGAAGTCATTCTGTTCGATAAAAACTTCCGTTCTTCGCCCGCCGTCGTCTCTTTTGTCAATCGGGTCTTCTCTTCGATCATGACCGAATCGTTCGGCGGCGTGGATTACAAAAAGCATTTGCTGGTCGGCAGAGAAAGCGACCCGTCGGTCGGGAAGGAAGGCGAAGTCGGGATCTTTTTCGCGCCCGAGCGGGAAAGGGAAACCTTCGAGGTCGAAGAGGTTTACAGCGTTCGAAAGGCGACCGAAGAAGAAAAAGAGGAAGAAGAGAATTGCCCCGAAGGAATTCGGATCCTGAAAAAACTTCGGGAGATCGTCGGTTCCGAGTTGTTCGACGCGCGCGCGAAAAAACCGTTTACGGTGTCGTACGGCGATATCGCGATCCTTGCGGCGAAGCGAAACGGAACTTCGATGAAGACGATCCGATACCTCGTAAAGAAAGGGATCCCCTTAAATCTCGGCGATTTTCTGAAAGAGGAAGCGAGCGCGGAAGAAGATCAACTCGTCGATCTGTTCCGTTTGCTTTTGAGCCCCGCGGACGATTACGCGCTTTTGTCCGTTCTCCGCTCTCCGATCTTTTCTTTTACGAGCGAAGAGATCGCGGAGATCGGGCGCGAGCCCGGGAAGACTTTTTACGAAAAGGCGCGGGCTTTTACGCAAGACCCGAGGGGCGAAAAAATCCGAGATGCCTTTTCGTTCCTCGATGAAACGCGCTTTTTGGCGTCCGTCCTTCCGCTCGACGAGCTTGCGGCGAAGATCGTGCGCGAGCGTTTCTCTCTTCCCTTATTGAAAGAATCGGACGGCAGAGTCCGCCTCGGTAAACTCCTTACCTTCGTCCGCTCGATCAAAGGCAGAAAGGAATCGGTCGGGCTGTCGGAATTCATCTCGTTTTACGACGAGAACCGCGACAGGACGTACGCGGGAGAGGTCGAGGATAAAAACGCGATCTCGGTCATGACCGTGCACGGCAGCAAGGGACTCGAATTCCCGGTGGTCTTTTTGATAGGAACGGGGTCGAGCGTAAACCCGAGCGCGGACACGCTTCCCGTCCTCGTCGACCGCGATCTCGGCGTCGCGAAAAGCATCGCGGACGAATCTTCGTTTGAGAACAGAAAGAATTTTGCGGTCGAATGCGTCAAGAAAAAGAAAAGAGAAGAGAGTCGTGAAGACGCGCTTCGGCTTTTGTACGTCGCTTTGACGCGCGCGAAAAATTCGCTGTACGTCACGGGTACGCTCGACGCGAAGCGATACGCTTCGCCGTCCGCGCCCGAACTCGCGTCTTCTTCCGCCGAGTGGATCGCCTATGCGACCCGCGATCTCGGGATCATCGAAAGATCCCCGATCGAAGAGGAGAGCGAGGTGTTGCAGGTTGAGGAAACGAAATCGTTTGACGAAACGGACGTTTCGAAGGTTCTTGCCGGGTTCGATTACGTTTATCCCCATCAAAGTTCGACGGTTACGGGTATAAAATACACGGTTACGGGTATAAATAGTACGGATGAAGAAGGCTTCGTTCCGCCGACGCCGCTTTTCGCGGAGGACAGGACGCAGCGAGGCGTCGCGTTCCACGCCGTTATGGAAAACCTTCCGCTTGACGTCGAGACGACGGAC includes:
- a CDS encoding UvrD-helicase domain-containing protein yields the protein MTDERRKRVTTEQGRAIESEKKNVVVSASAGSGKTTTMVSRVVELIKEKKIKTREIAMMTFTEASAREMLSRLGDRLIEEIKLSKGEEREALVAALDELPFLSCGTIHSFCLKLIKSHFELLGISPASSVTDEDSADYFKKQAFKNLLKKNYEKDKESFLSFTRTFEENKDEKLEKCVFRLYDMMTTSEEREGYFVRAKAIANAPLEETPYASYYLSYFKRRALLAARELTSFAEEARARGAKKYGEKIAQQLGAITGDCLNCTSLRDIFLTVDRIPKRTISVSPSENREFPELKARGDVVFKISKDFFDEMKNLVKDYGSFEALKKDYAESAKTISDFIDFTQAFSEEYAAIKEREKVLDYGDLEKYALELLARSEIRDALGFRYVLVDECQDVNPVQNTIIRLISEKGDLFTVGDVKQSIYRFRLADPALFLNRMRDAETDPAASEVILFDKNFRSSPAVVSFVNRVFSSIMTESFGGVDYKKHLLVGRESDPSVGKEGEVGIFFAPERERETFEVEEVYSVRKATEEEKEEEENCPEGIRILKKLREIVGSELFDARAKKPFTVSYGDIAILAAKRNGTSMKTIRYLVKKGIPLNLGDFLKEEASAEEDQLVDLFRLLLSPADDYALLSVLRSPIFSFTSEEIAEIGREPGKTFYEKARAFTQDPRGEKIRDAFSFLDETRFLASVLPLDELAAKIVRERFSLPLLKESDGRVRLGKLLTFVRSIKGRKESVGLSEFISFYDENRDRTYAGEVEDKNAISVMTVHGSKGLEFPVVFLIGTGSSVNPSADTLPVLVDRDLGVAKSIADESSFENRKNFAVECVKKKKREESREDALRLLYVALTRAKNSLYVTGTLDAKRYASPSAPELASSSAEWIAYATRDLGIIERSPIEEESEVLQVEETKSFDETDVSKVLAGFDYVYPHQSSTVTGIKYTVTGINSTDEEGFVPPTPLFAEDRTQRGVAFHAVMENLPLDVETTDDVVCALENLVFQGVLTEEEKAEIDPSLALAAAKTIAKLTEGMKVGREKSFMMLLPAESVSSLNFREGSAAGGDEVSVQGKIDLLALSEGRAIIVDYKLSEAPSSILKERYRAQLDLYELAVRKAYGSVAVEKYIFVLGRNELISL